From the Burkholderia sp. WP9 genome, the window GCTGCGATAGGTGAGCTCGCCTCCACCTCTAATGTCCTTGTACGCAATGGATATCTGGCCAGGCTTTGCCGCCCTGAGTTGCGCCAACCCGGGCATGTCGGCTCCGTGGGTCCGGGCGGGCGCCGAAAAGTCACCACGCTGAAACTGCGTCTGGATTTCACGAAGATGCTTGCGAATCAGCCGAATTTGGCGGCTATCAGACTGGTTTTTCGCAATTACCTGCTGGCTCCCCCCATCGTCCGATTTGGTGAAGATGTGAGTTGTGGCCTTGAGGCTGAACGGCATGACCTCCGCACCTCGCTGCGCGACCTCGGCCTGACGTTCAGCGTCCGCCGCGAACGATTCAACCGCCGCGCCCAGGCCTGCCATCACGATAAGCGTAGTAAATAATGTGCCCGGTTTCATTGAATGAGATTCCTGCGTAGTAGACAGTGATAGCCGATTACACCCAATCCCCTCTCGTGCCGGCCACAATCATGTCAAGAACAAAGAGCAGCATGGGTACTGCCACGATAGCGTCGCCAGCATCCGTCAGCGCCAGAATCAGGCCGACAACAGCTCCCGGTAGCATACTGACTGCAGCCATGCGGTCCATTCCTCTGCCCCTATAAGCGCGGGAATTGCGCGAACGGCTCACCAATCCGTGCGCAGCGTGTCAGCCCTGCTGCCGACTCAATTTCGCGCGTTCGACGAACTCGAACACGGCCATGCCACCAAGCATTGCGGCCACAAAACCCCATGCTTTCGGAAAGCCAGCGCCCAGTGCGACCAGCGCGGGTCCCGGGCAAAATCCCGCGAGCCCCCAGCCGATGCCGAATACCGCACTTCCCAGCACAAGTCTCAACGTCACGTTGGTATTGGCCGGA encodes:
- a CDS encoding aspartate carbamoyltransferase, whose product is MKPGTLFTTLIVMAGLGAAVESFAADAERQAEVAQRGAEVMPFSLKATTHIFTKSDDGGSQQVIAKNQSDSRQIRLIRKHLREIQTQFQRGDFSAPARTHGADMPGLAQLRAAKPGQISIAYKDIRGGGELTYRSDDPNLVSSLHTWFDAQLSDHGADAMDGHMHHHADMAPQ